In Afipia carboxidovorans OM5, the sequence TTCATCAGGTTTCACACTCGCCGAAACACCACACTGAGATTGTTCGCCGGCATCAGCGTCACTTCGGGTGCGGAAAAGCCTGCGGTGCGCGCGAGGTCCGCGACGTCTTCCAGCTTGCGAAGTCCCCATGCCGGGTTGCGCGATTTGAGGTCGGCATCGAACGCCTCGTTGCTCGCGGCGGTGACGACGCCCTTCTGCCGATAGGGGCCGTAGAGATAGAGCGGTGCGCCGGGCGATAGGATTCGCGCCGCGCCCTGTAAGAGCGCAGGCGTCGCCTCCCACGGCGCGATGTGAATCATGTTGATGCACACTACTGCGTCGGCGGCATCGATCGGCCATTTGTCCTGCACGTGGAATGCGAGCGGCGGCAGCACGTTGGAAAGCCCCAACCGCTCCGTCCAGGCGGCGACGCTGCGCCGTGCAGCGTCCTCCGGGTCGGACGGCTGGAAGGTGAGCTGCGGCAGCGCGGCAGCGAAATGCACGACATGCTCGCCCGAGCCGCTTGCGATTTCCAGAACCAGCCCCGAGGCCGGCAGGACGCCGCGCAGCACGCCGAGAATGACGTCACGGTTGCGTTGCGTGGCCGGGTAGTAGAGGCGGGCGTCGGTCATGACAGGAGGAATGCGTTAGCCTTCTGGCCGTAATATGACTGCCAAACTGCCGCAATTCATTCCTAGAACGCCAGTCCCTCCTTTTCTCAAGCCGTCGCTCTCGCTATGGCTTGCCACAGTTCTTTCCACGAGGCCCTCTCCATGTTTCCGAAGCCGAAAGCCGAGCTGAAGCCCAATACCTACGCCTATGAATCCGAGCCGATGGTGAAGGCCACCGGCTTCCGCGAATACGATGCGCGATGGCTGTTCGGCAAGGAAATCAACCTGATGGGCGTTCAGGCGCTCGGCATGGGCCTCGGCACCATGATCGGCGAGATGAGTGTGAAGCAGGAGATCGTGGTCGGCCACGACTTCCGTGGCTACTCGGCCTCGATCAAATACGCGCTGATCTCGGGCCTGCTCGCGGCCGGCTGCAAGGTGCACGACATCGGCCTTGCGGTGACGCCGATGGCCTATTTCGCGCAGTTCGATCTCGACGTGCCTTGCGTGGCGATGGTCACGGCCTCGCATA encodes:
- a CDS encoding DUF938 domain-containing protein, translated to MTDARLYYPATQRNRDVILGVLRGVLPASGLVLEIASGSGEHVVHFAAALPQLTFQPSDPEDAARRSVAAWTERLGLSNVLPPLAFHVQDKWPIDAADAVVCINMIHIAPWEATPALLQGAARILSPGAPLYLYGPYRQKGVVTAASNEAFDADLKSRNPAWGLRKLEDVADLARTAGFSAPEVTLMPANNLSVVFRRV